One genomic segment of bacterium includes these proteins:
- the lpdA gene encoding dihydrolipoyl dehydrogenase, whose translation MSATNSYDCIVIGSGPGGYVAAIRAAQLGLKTACIEKESPGGICLNWGCIPTKALLKSAEVFQTMQHASSYGLNASGITADFPAIIKRSRNVVDKMTGGVKFLLKKNKVDLIPGTASLEAGNFVVVKDSAGKATSYSYKNVIIATGARAKTLPSLPVDGERVITYRHALALNECPKKLLVVGAGAIGIEFAYFYSTFGAEVTVVEFQDQILPIEDQDCAKGLEKIFKNQKIEIKTKTVVESLTRKGNSVNALLKSGDKVEQWSGDYCLVAVGVQGNVEDLGLEKIGIRPEKSFIKVDQYYRTGVPGVYAIGDVIGPPLLAHVASHEGIIAAEVIANHHTHPLDYTSIPGCTYCKPQVASIGMTEKAARDAGKNVRIGRFPFSASGKAVASNETDGFVKVVVDADIDEVLGVHILHPEATELIAEASVIRSLEGTATSVANTIHAHPTLSEAMMEAMADALGRAIHI comes from the coding sequence ATGTCAGCAACAAATTCATATGATTGCATCGTCATCGGATCAGGCCCAGGCGGCTACGTCGCCGCAATCCGCGCCGCACAACTTGGCCTAAAAACAGCCTGCATCGAAAAAGAATCCCCCGGCGGCATCTGCCTAAACTGGGGTTGTATTCCTACAAAGGCGCTGCTCAAAAGCGCAGAAGTATTTCAAACCATGCAACACGCTAGCAGCTACGGACTAAACGCCTCCGGCATTACAGCTGACTTCCCGGCAATCATCAAACGCTCTCGTAACGTTGTCGATAAAATGACTGGCGGAGTAAAATTCCTGCTCAAAAAAAACAAAGTCGATCTCATCCCCGGAACCGCATCCCTTGAAGCTGGCAACTTTGTTGTCGTTAAAGACTCAGCCGGCAAAGCAACATCCTATAGTTACAAGAATGTAATTATCGCTACAGGAGCCCGCGCAAAAACACTGCCCAGCCTTCCCGTCGACGGCGAACGCGTGATTACTTATCGCCACGCCTTGGCCCTCAACGAATGTCCAAAGAAATTACTTGTCGTTGGTGCCGGTGCAATCGGCATCGAATTTGCCTACTTCTACAGCACCTTCGGCGCAGAAGTAACAGTCGTTGAATTTCAAGATCAAATCCTACCGATCGAGGACCAAGACTGCGCAAAAGGCTTAGAAAAAATCTTTAAAAATCAGAAAATCGAAATTAAAACTAAAACTGTCGTCGAAAGCCTAACGCGCAAAGGTAATAGCGTTAACGCACTTCTTAAAAGCGGCGATAAAGTCGAACAATGGTCGGGCGACTATTGCCTCGTGGCTGTCGGCGTTCAAGGCAATGTAGAAGATCTTGGCCTTGAAAAAATCGGCATTCGACCTGAAAAATCTTTTATTAAAGTTGACCAATATTATCGTACTGGCGTGCCCGGCGTATACGCGATTGGAGACGTGATTGGCCCACCACTACTTGCCCACGTCGCAAGTCATGAAGGCATTATCGCCGCAGAAGTCATCGCCAACCACCACACTCATCCACTCGACTATACGAGTATCCCGGGTTGCACCTATTGCAAACCACAAGTCGCCTCAATTGGCATGACCGAAAAAGCCGCACGCGACGCAGGGAAAAATGTCCGCATCGGGCGCTTCCCCTTTAGCGCCAGCGGCAAAGCAGTAGCTTCTAATGAAACAGATGGATTCGTGAAAGTCGTTGTCGATGCCGACATTGATGAAGTACTAGGAGTCCACATTTTACATCCTGAGGCTACAGAATTAATTGCTGAAGCTTCAGTGATTCGCTCATTAGAAGGCACAGCAACGAGCGTAGCTAATACTATCCACGCTCACCCAACACTATCCGAAGCAATGATGGAGGCAATGGCAGATGCGCTTGGAAGAGCAATCCACATCTAA